In Ciconia boyciana chromosome 3, ASM3463844v1, whole genome shotgun sequence, a genomic segment contains:
- the ENPP5 gene encoding ectonucleotide pyrophosphatase/phosphodiesterase family member 5, giving the protein MNSYWQVPAIFLLFLPRALSLQPAQPRVLLVSFDGFRWDYIYKVSTPNFHYAMENGVHVKQVTNVFITKTYPNHYTMVTGLYAESHGIVANEMYDPILNETFSLNKMDIHNSKFWEEASPIWITNQGEGHKTGAAMWPGTDVKIHGVFPTYYMPYNESVSFEDRVARLIGWFTSEEPINFGLLYWEQPDEMGHILGPENPLMGPIISDIDKKLGYLMSELKKAKLWDVINVIITSDHGMSQSSSERLIELDQYVNRELYKVIDHSPAVAILPKEGKLDEVYEALANAHPNMTVYKKEQIPDRLHYKHNSKIQPILAVADKGWEIVYNKSDGFQFGNHGYDNILPEMHPIFLAVGPAFRKNATKEVMNATDLYPLLCHLLGINPRPNNGSFNAVKDILAEEVSVAFGADTYATVVGVFLGSFLVMVFIAVFVKHFILTQANAMRMQHTEAAQPLLQD; this is encoded by the exons ATGAACTCTTATTGGCAAGTCCCGGCAattttcttactctttcttCCAAGAGCATTGTCTctccagccagcccagcccagagTGTTGCTGGTATCTTTTGATGGATTTCGATGGGATTACATCTATAAAGTCTCAACTCCCAATTTTCATTATGCCATGGAGAACGGTGTTCATGTCAAACAGGTCACTAATGTGTTTATAACGAAAACATATCCTAACCATTATACGATGGTGACTGGTCTCTATGCAGAAAGCCACGGTATAGTTGCTAATGAGATGTATGATCCTATTCTGAATGAAACTTTCTCTTTGAACAAAATGGATATCCATAACTCCAAGTTCTGGGAAGAAGCCAGCCCAATATGGATAACGAACCAGGGGGAAGGACATAAAACTGGAGCAGCTATGTGGCCTGGAACAGATGTGAAAATACATGGAGTCTTTCCTACATATTATATGCCCTACAATGAATCTGTTTCCTTTGAAGATAGAGTTGCTAGGCTTATTGGCTGGTTTACATCAGAAGAACCCATAAACTTTGGTCTCCTATATTGGGAACAGCCTGATGAGATGGGCCATATTCTAGGCCCAGAAAACCCACTTATGGGACCAATAATTAGTGATATTGACAAAAAGCTGGGATATCTTATGTCTGAACTGAAGAAAGCGAAGCTGTGGGATGTGATAAATGTCATAATCACAAGTGATCATGGAATGTCACAGTCCTCCTCGGAAAGGCTCATTGAGCTTGATCAGTATGTGAATAGAGAGCTCTATAAAGTCATTGACCATTCTCCTGCAGTAGCTATTTTGCCAAAAGAAG gCAAACTGGATGAAGTATATGAAGCTTTGGCCAATGCTCATCCCAACATGACTGTATATAAAAAGGAGCAGATTCCAGATAGATTACATTACAAGCACAACAGTAAAATTCAGCCAATCTTAGCAGTGGCTGATAAAGGATGGGAAATTGTATATAATAAGTCTGACGGTTTTCAAT TTGGTAATCACGGATATGACAACATCTTACCAGAAATGCATCCAATTTTTTTGGCAGTTGGGcctgctttcagaaagaatgCCACCAAAGAAGTCATGAATGCTACAGACTTGTACCCCTTATTGTGCCATCTCCTTGGTATTAACCCACGGCCAAACAATGGTTCATTCAATGCTGTGAAAGATATACTTGCTGAAGAAGTTTCTGTAGCCTTTGGAGCAGACACCTATGCTACTGTTGTAGGAGTCTTTCTGGGCAGCTTTCTTGTTATggtttttattgcagtttttgTGAAGCATTTTATCCTCACCCAAGCAAATGCCATGCGAATGCAACATACTGAAGCTGCCCAGCCACTGTTGCAAGATTAG